One Candidatus Methylomirabilota bacterium genomic window, CGCCTCCATCGCGGCGCACCTCAACGCCTACGCGGGCATCGTGCGCGACATGGCGGTGCTCCGCGAGCTGATCCAGACGTCGACCCAGATCATCGCCCAGGCCTTCGACGCCAAAGAGGACGTGCAGAACCTGGTCGACGACGCCGAGCGCCGGATCTTCGGTCTGGCCGAGCGGCGCCTGGAGGGCAGCGCGCTGCCCATCGGCAGGATCCTCAAGAACACCTTCGAGTACATCGAACGCCTGTACGAGCGCAAAGAGCACGTCACCGGCGTGGCTACCGGCTTCGAGAAGCTCGACCTCGAGACCTCGGGGCTGCAGCCCTCCGACTTCATCATCATCGCGGGGCGGCCGAGCATGGGCAAGACGGCCTTCGCGTTGAACGTCGCCCAGCACGTCGGCGTCGCGCTGCACGGCAAGGTGCTCGTGCTGAGCCTCGAGATGTCGGCACCGCAGCTCGTGCAGCGTATGCTCTGCTCGGAGGCCAAGGTGGACTCCCAGGGGGTGCGTACGGGGCGTCTGAGCGCCTCCGATTGGCACCGCCTGACGGCCGCCGCCGGCCGGCTGAGCGAGGCCGCCATCTTCATCGACGACTCTCCGGGTCTCACGGTGCTGGAGGCGCGAGCCAAGGCGCGCCGGATGAAGGCCGAGCACGGCCTCGATCTGCTCGTCATCGACTACCTCCAGCTCATGCGGGGCCGGGCGGCGCAGGAGAGCCGACAGCAGGAGATCTCGGAGATCTCGCGCTCGCTCAAGGCGCTCGCAAAGGAGCTGACCGTGCCCGTCGTCGCGCTGTCCCAGCTCTCGCGCGCGGTCGAGTCCCGGGCCACGCGCGACTTCCGCCCCCAGCTCTCCGACCTCCGGGAATCCGGGGCGCTCGAGCAGGACGCGGACCTGATCCTGTTCCTCTACCGGCCCTCGCTCTACAAGGAAGACCTGCCGCCGGACGAGGCGAACATCACGGAGCTCATCATCGGCAAGCAGCGCAACGGCCCCGTGGGTACGGTGAAGGTCGTGTTCTTACCCCAGTACGCCCGCTTCGAGAACATCGCGGACTTTCACCGGCAGCCCCAGCCCTTTTAGCCTCGGCGGGCGTTACGGCCCCCTCCGAGGCCTCCCCCCGGAACAAGATTGTGCCGGCGGAGCCGGCGCTCGAACCCCCTACCGCCTCGGGGTGGTATGGTCTAGGGCGTGACAAAGGTGGTGATCGTCGGCGCGGGCAAGGGGGGACGCGCCCTCCTGGAGATGTTCGCCGGCGACCCGACCGTTTCGATCCTGGGCATCGCAGACCTGAACGCCTGGGCCCCGGGGATCGAGCTGGCCCGCCGCCTCAACGTGCCGGTCACCACCGACTTCCGTGAGCTCGTCACCGACCCGCGTGCCGACCTCATCATCGACGTCACCGGCAGCGCCGAGGTCCAGCAGGCCATTCTCCGGCTGAAACCGCCGACCACGGAGGTCATGGGCGGGATCGGCGCCCGGTTCATGTGGGACCTCCTGGCGGAGCGCAAGCGCTCGGAGGAGCTGGAGGACCGCTACTCGCTGGTGGTGCGGGAGCTCCAGGCGCAGGCCGAAGGCGATTTCATCCTCGGCCAGAACCCCAAGATGAGAGAAGTGGCCGAAATGGTGGCCCGCGTGGCACCCACGCCCACCACCGTCCTGATCCGCGGCGAGTCGGGGACGGGCAAGGAGCTGGTGGCTCGCGCGATCCACAGGTACTCGCCCCTGCGCGACAAGCCCCTGCTCACGGTCAACTGTACGGCGCTGACGCCGACTCTCATGGAGTCGGAATTGTTCGGCCACCGGCGCGGCGCGTTCACGGGGGCCGTCACCGACAAGGTCGGGCTCTTTGAGAAGGCCGACGGCGGCACGATCTTCCTCGACGAGATCGGCGACATGCCGCTGGAGATGCAGGGCAAGCTGCTGCGGGTGCTGCAGGCGGGCGAGATCAAGCCCGTCGGCGAGGTGGTGACGCGCCGCGTCCGGGTCCGTGTGATCGCGGCGACCAACCGGGATCTGGAAGCCGCGCTGCGGGGGGGCGAGTTCAGGG contains:
- a CDS encoding sigma 54-interacting transcriptional regulator; this encodes MTKVVIVGAGKGGRALLEMFAGDPTVSILGIADLNAWAPGIELARRLNVPVTTDFRELVTDPRADLIIDVTGSAEVQQAILRLKPPTTEVMGGIGARFMWDLLAERKRSEELEDRYSLVVRELQAQAEGDFILGQNPKMREVAEMVARVAPTPTTVLIRGESGTGKELVARAIHRYSPLRDKPLLTVNCTALTPTLMESELFGHRRGAFTGAVTDKVGLFEKADGGTIFLDEIGDMPLEMQGKLLRVLQAGEIKPVGEVVTRRVRVRVIAATNRDLEAALRGGEFREDLFYRFNTFTITLPPLRERVEDIPVLAYHFLRKAEAKVNKKVERVSAEALDLMKRYAWPGNLRELENIVERAVVLAAGRSIESDHLPLHLQERASLPMSAKEGLPAGKERLIREFERQAIMRLLRESRGNVSVAAKAGRITRRNFHRLLVKYAINPDTFRNETQKTH
- the dnaB gene encoding replicative DNA helicase, translated to MVEYPSRIPPHNLDAERAVLGAVLLEGRETLPRVIEILRPSDFYTEGHRSIYETMLRLFDRGEPVDLITLSEELRRQGVLDAVGGPAALALLVEHASIAAHLNAYAGIVRDMAVLRELIQTSTQIIAQAFDAKEDVQNLVDDAERRIFGLAERRLEGSALPIGRILKNTFEYIERLYERKEHVTGVATGFEKLDLETSGLQPSDFIIIAGRPSMGKTAFALNVAQHVGVALHGKVLVLSLEMSAPQLVQRMLCSEAKVDSQGVRTGRLSASDWHRLTAAAGRLSEAAIFIDDSPGLTVLEARAKARRMKAEHGLDLLVIDYLQLMRGRAAQESRQQEISEISRSLKALAKELTVPVVALSQLSRAVESRATRDFRPQLSDLRESGALEQDADLILFLYRPSLYKEDLPPDEANITELIIGKQRNGPVGTVKVVFLPQYARFENIADFHRQPQPF